In Bacteroides coprosuis DSM 18011, the following are encoded in one genomic region:
- a CDS encoding major facilitator superfamily MFS_1 (COGs: COG3104 Dipeptide/tripeptide permease~InterPro IPR011701~KEGG: bth:BT_0821 putative permease~PFAM: Major facilitator superfamily MFS-1~SPTR: Putative uncharacterized protein;~IMG reference gene:2504107430~PFAM: Major Facilitator Superfamily): MTQTNQPMLKGYSQAFWVSNLVELFERMAYYGVFIVLTIYLSTILGFNDIEASIISGLFSGGLYLLPIFTGAYADKIGFRKSMLIAFSLLTIGYFGLGILPSLLQASGLVEYGETTVFHGLQQSNEPWLIAPVLFVIMIGGSFIKSIISASVAKETTTENRAKGYSIFYMMVNIGAFTGKTIIDPLRGVVGEKAYIYINFFAAAMTLAALIAVYFFYKSTKTAGEGKSMSEIFQGFKRITTNWRLLILILIVTGFWMVQHQLYATMPKYVIRLAGETAKPGWIANVNPFVVVCLVSLITRLMAKKSAIFSMNIGMFLIPLSALVMSLGNVFKVEFFSTISNITLMMVLGISIQALAECFISPRYLEYFSLQAPKGEEGMYLGFSHLHSFLASIFGFGISGVLLSKYCPDPTLFATRAEWEAASVNAHYIWYYFAAIGLVAAFALLIFARVTKKLDKQKIK, from the coding sequence ATGACACAAACTAACCAGCCTATGCTTAAGGGTTATTCACAAGCCTTCTGGGTGAGCAACCTTGTTGAATTGTTTGAACGTATGGCCTACTATGGCGTATTTATCGTTCTGACCATCTATTTATCTACCATACTAGGATTTAATGACATTGAGGCCAGTATCATTTCGGGATTATTCTCGGGAGGACTCTACTTACTGCCCATCTTTACGGGAGCTTATGCCGACAAAATAGGTTTTAGAAAATCTATGCTGATTGCCTTTTCTTTACTTACCATAGGGTATTTTGGATTGGGTATCTTACCTAGCCTACTTCAAGCTAGTGGCTTGGTAGAGTATGGAGAAACTACTGTATTTCACGGATTACAACAAAGCAACGAACCTTGGCTCATAGCCCCTGTGCTTTTTGTGATTATGATAGGAGGATCTTTTATTAAATCTATTATCTCTGCATCTGTAGCCAAAGAAACGACAACAGAAAACAGAGCAAAAGGTTACTCTATCTTCTATATGATGGTAAACATCGGAGCTTTTACAGGGAAAACTATTATCGACCCTCTAAGAGGTGTGGTTGGAGAAAAAGCATATATCTATATTAACTTCTTTGCCGCAGCTATGACTCTAGCTGCTCTTATTGCGGTGTACTTCTTTTACAAATCAACCAAAACAGCTGGTGAAGGAAAAAGTATGTCAGAAATCTTCCAAGGATTTAAGCGAATTACGACCAACTGGAGATTACTAATCTTAATATTAATCGTAACAGGCTTCTGGATGGTACAACATCAGCTTTATGCTACGATGCCTAAATACGTAATCCGTCTGGCTGGCGAAACAGCAAAACCGGGGTGGATAGCCAATGTAAACCCTTTTGTTGTGGTATGCTTGGTAAGCCTCATCACCCGATTAATGGCAAAGAAATCGGCTATCTTCTCCATGAATATCGGTATGTTTTTAATCCCTCTTTCGGCACTCGTTATGTCGCTAGGAAATGTATTCAAAGTAGAGTTCTTTAGTACCATCAGCAACATTACACTGATGATGGTGCTTGGTATCAGCATTCAGGCTTTAGCAGAGTGTTTTATTTCTCCTCGCTATTTGGAGTATTTTTCACTGCAAGCACCCAAGGGAGAAGAGGGAATGTATTTAGGATTTAGTCACCTGCACTCCTTCTTGGCATCTATCTTTGGATTTGGTATTTCGGGGGTACTTTTAAGTAAGTATTGTCCAGACCCTACCCTCTTTGCAACCCGTGCTGAGTGGGAAGCAGCATCGGTTAATGCACATTATATCTGGTACTACTTTGCAGCTATCGGATTAGTAGCAGCATTCGCTCTATTAATTTTTGCAAGGGTAACAAAAAAATTAGATAAGCAAAAGATAAAATAG
- a CDS encoding beta-lactamase domain protein (COGs: COG1235 Metal-dependent hydrolase of the beta-lactamase superfamily I~InterPro IPR001279~KEGG: bfs:BF2380 putative metallo-beta-lactamase superfamily protein~PFAM: Beta-lactamase-like~SMART: Beta-lactamase-like~SPTR: Putative uncharacterized protein;~IMG reference gene:2504107431~PFAM: Metallo-beta-lactamase superfamily), whose product MKVQFISLGSGSSGNCYYLGTPNYGILIDAGISVRAIRKALREINVGMEMIHAIFITHDHADHIKGVGHLGEKLNIPVYSTQKVHEGISKNRCMHEPLGHCVRYLEKEQPFELNDFHIISFEVPHDGTDNVGYCIEIDGKVFTFATDLGEITPTVAHYLKKANYLILEANYEDEMLRMGKYPQFLKDRVASRTGHMSNTDTALFLSENYQPNWKYVWLCHLSKDNNHPELAYKTMESKLREHNIILGKELQLSPLKRTVPSELYEFE is encoded by the coding sequence ATGAAAGTACAATTTATAAGCCTAGGCAGTGGCAGTAGTGGGAATTGCTATTACCTGGGTACCCCCAATTATGGCATTCTAATAGATGCAGGGATCAGTGTCCGAGCCATTAGAAAAGCACTTAGAGAGATTAATGTTGGCATGGAAATGATTCATGCTATTTTTATAACACACGACCATGCCGACCACATAAAGGGCGTGGGACACTTGGGAGAGAAACTAAACATACCCGTTTACAGCACACAAAAAGTACACGAAGGGATTAGCAAAAATAGGTGTATGCACGAGCCTTTGGGGCATTGCGTGCGTTATCTTGAAAAAGAACAACCTTTTGAGCTCAATGATTTTCACATCATCTCGTTTGAGGTTCCGCATGATGGTACAGATAATGTAGGGTATTGCATTGAGATAGATGGCAAGGTCTTTACCTTTGCTACCGACCTAGGAGAAATTACACCTACTGTGGCTCACTACTTGAAGAAAGCCAACTATCTTATTTTAGAGGCCAATTATGAAGATGAAATGCTACGCATGGGTAAGTATCCTCAGTTCTTAAAAGATAGAGTAGCTAGTCGTACAGGACATATGAGTAATACAGATACAGCCCTCTTCTTGTCGGAAAACTATCAACCCAATTGGAAGTATGTATGGCTTTGCCACTTGAGCAAGGATAATAATCATCCTGAACTAGCCTACAAAACCATGGAATCGAAGTTGAGAGAACACAATATCATCCTAGGTAAAGAACTTCAACTAAGTCCGTTGAAAAGAACAGTGCCCTCAGAACTATACGAATTTGAATAA
- a CDS encoding DNA alkylation repair enzyme-like protein (COGs: COG4335 DNA alkylation repair protein~KEGG: fjo:Fjoh_2485 DNA alkylation repair enzyme-like protein~SPTR: DNA alkylation repair enzyme family protein;~IMG reference gene:2504107432~PFAM: DNA alkylation repair enzyme) yields the protein MENRKGARKIDEIPSAVLEVLNRGQLPTVNLVEWLAIDQRQLLQAVLPISYHTPLLEQIESSKSQSALALIKLIGTQLYQITDEVERHRLSTFLQEHPADIPRCWAAIMVGQSDASLAEKLQQILPFAKDNHFGVREIAWIAIREDILSRPEEAFKLLLPWTTDANEYVRRFASESTRPKGVWCRQFSFIQEEPTLALPLLENLQADSSKYVQDSVANWLNDLSKSQPQLVKDVCSQWTLNHPQSKATAYIVRRALRSFK from the coding sequence ATGGAGAACCGCAAAGGAGCTAGAAAGATAGACGAGATACCCTCGGCAGTACTTGAAGTATTGAATCGGGGGCAACTACCTACAGTGAACCTAGTAGAATGGCTTGCTATCGACCAAAGACAACTGCTTCAAGCTGTTCTCCCCATTTCTTATCATACACCCCTATTAGAGCAGATTGAAAGTTCAAAAAGTCAGTCGGCTCTAGCTCTTATCAAGCTGATAGGGACACAACTTTATCAGATTACCGATGAGGTAGAAAGGCATCGGCTATCTACCTTTTTACAAGAACACCCTGCCGATATTCCTCGCTGCTGGGCAGCCATTATGGTGGGGCAAAGCGATGCTTCTTTAGCAGAAAAGCTTCAACAGATACTTCCCTTTGCCAAGGACAATCATTTCGGCGTACGAGAAATAGCGTGGATAGCCATACGTGAAGATATTCTCAGTCGGCCCGAAGAGGCTTTCAAGCTCCTGTTACCTTGGACTACCGATGCAAATGAATATGTAAGAAGATTTGCTTCTGAATCTACTCGTCCCAAAGGAGTATGGTGCAGACAGTTCTCTTTTATTCAAGAAGAGCCTACTTTAGCTCTTCCTCTCTTGGAAAACCTACAAGCAGACTCCTCTAAGTATGTTCAGGATAGTGTTGCCAACTGGCTAAACGATTTGAGTAAATCTCAGCCACAGCTGGTCAAAGATGTTTGTAGCCAATGGACTCTCAATCATCCTCAATCTAAAGCTACAGCATACATCGTACGCAGAGCTTTACGCTCATTCAAGTGA
- a CDS encoding hypothetical protein (KEGG: tva:TVAG_389860 hypothetical protein~SPTR: Putative uncharacterized protein;~IMG reference gene:2504107433), with protein sequence MDELKYTARLTIEQRDNLNMADVQYLDYHPINKHYELLYSGFLGTFDYVITQQESDNDLYIPNQSADYTFTKEGLPLQVVLTPAKEGKQSVRYNFEYEWIKE encoded by the coding sequence ATGGATGAGTTGAAATATACGGCTCGACTAACTATAGAGCAAAGAGATAATCTAAATATGGCGGATGTGCAATATCTGGATTATCACCCTATCAATAAGCATTACGAATTGCTGTATAGTGGTTTTCTAGGAACTTTCGATTATGTGATTACCCAACAAGAGTCTGATAATGATTTGTACATACCCAATCAAAGTGCCGATTATACATTCACAAAAGAAGGGTTACCTCTTCAGGTTGTATTAACTCCAGCCAAAGAGGGGAAACAGTCTGTTCGTTACAACTTTGAGTACGAGTGGATCAAGGAATAA
- a CDS encoding hypothetical protein (KEGG: tan:TA04395 oxidoreductin~SPTR: Oxidoreductin, putative;~IMG reference gene:2504107434) — protein sequence MNHFVFLASVVLLFAACSNDDSYVDFLPKPSENLKSISFVKHYDGNVALLEKESFHFGKDGTLSQYISLRNTAGKEYVSTSNLTRIDTVADKQAPYHYTYDSWKNNTNLYESRYYLSDYPSVCTYALKVTAGSENSTHAFLMKYIYMDNKPYISEIRDMVRKTEKEYYRLEWDYSKFKEG from the coding sequence ATGAATCACTTTGTGTTTTTGGCTAGTGTAGTTTTATTGTTTGCAGCTTGTTCTAACGATGATTCCTATGTGGATTTTCTTCCTAAACCCAGTGAGAATCTAAAATCAATAAGTTTTGTAAAGCATTATGACGGAAATGTAGCGTTGTTGGAAAAAGAATCCTTTCATTTCGGTAAGGATGGCACACTTAGCCAATATATCAGTTTGAGAAATACTGCGGGAAAAGAATATGTTTCTACTAGTAATCTTACACGAATAGATACGGTAGCAGATAAGCAAGCACCATATCACTATACCTATGATTCATGGAAGAATAACACCAACCTTTATGAGTCAAGATACTATTTGTCTGATTATCCCTCTGTATGTACTTATGCTTTAAAAGTTACAGCAGGGAGTGAAAATAGTACGCATGCTTTCTTGATGAAATACATCTATATGGATAATAAACCTTATATCAGTGAGATAAGAGATATGGTGCGTAAGACTGAAAAAGAGTATTATCGCTTAGAGTGGGATTATTCCAAATTTAAAGAGGGATAG
- a CDS encoding peptidase S41 (COGs: COG0793 Periplasmic protease~InterPro IPR011659:IPR005151~KEGG: bvu:BVU_4071 putative exported peptidase~PFAM: Peptidase S41; WD40-like Beta Propeller~SPTR: Putative uncharacterized protein;~IMG reference gene:2504107435~PFAM: WD40-like Beta Propeller Repeat; Peptidase family S41) translates to MKNFLLSALCLSFAVGASAQDTPLWMRYAAISPDGSEIAFTYKGDIYKVPSSGGKAIQLTTHPAHDTQPVWSPDGNKIAFASNREGGFDIHLMSSRGGAPTRLTTHSANEYPIVFRDNEHVLYTANIMADVKDGHFPSFSQVYEVDTEGKRPALFSSMPLEDISFHPTENKILYHDKKGYEDPWRKHHQSSIARDIWLCDLNGERTYTKLTNFRGEDRNPTWTADGNSFFYLNEEDGSFNVYKRNLDGSDKKQLTHLKKHPVRFLTQSKAGVLCFVYDGEIYTLREGAEPQKVRIEIITDQQESAVKHFNFRTGAKEMSVSPNGKEIAFIIRGDIFVTSIEYGTTRQITNTPEQERDVSFSPDGRSLLYAAERNGAWNIYQTTLDIKDEKEFIYAQSFTEEQLTDSDKASFQPLYSPDGKSVAFLEDRTTLKVLNLSNKKSKTVLDGKFNYSYSDGDQWFQWAPDSKWLLTQYIGIGGWNNVDAALVKADGSGELTNLTESGYTDGNPRFVQDGKAMLWFSDRAGYRSHGSWGAHMDAYIMFFDREAYDKFSLSKEELALYDAETKTKKEIKKEEKEADKKEKKEKEGDLTPEKVKDLEFDLDHRKDLVIRLTPNSSSLADAYLNKEGDKLYYLSRFEKGYDLWVHDLKKKSSRILVKGAGGGGLEVDKTGTHLYLLSGGQLKKITIASGAVSSISMNAQFDYKPEQEREYIFNHVWKQVKDKFYVTDLHGVDWDGYKTDYARYLPHINNNFDFAEMLSELLGELNASHTGARYYGGRSSRPTAVLGAFFDNDYQGKGLKIKEILPLGPLGGAKSKIKEGSIILKIDGKEIQEGEDYSQLLAGKANQRVLISYKVKPSTKTEEEWIKPISQGAQQELLYKRWVEQRRQMAEKISGGKIGYIHVKGMDSESFRQVYSDLLGRYRNADAVVIDTRHNGGGWLHDDLVTLLTGKEYQQFAPRGQYIGSDPFNKWTKPSAVLICEDNYSNAHGFPWLYKELKIGKLIGAPVPGTMTAVWWESQIDPSIVFGIPQVAVKDMRGNYLENQELFPDIEIYNDPASELKGEDLQLERAVKELMEQTK, encoded by the coding sequence ATGAAGAACTTCTTACTTAGTGCTCTTTGTCTTTCCTTTGCGGTAGGGGCTAGCGCACAAGACACGCCACTCTGGATGCGCTATGCTGCAATATCCCCCGATGGCAGCGAGATTGCATTCACTTACAAGGGTGATATCTACAAAGTTCCAAGTTCGGGAGGTAAGGCTATCCAGCTCACAACACACCCCGCACACGATACACAACCCGTGTGGTCTCCCGACGGAAATAAAATTGCTTTCGCTTCCAACCGTGAAGGTGGATTCGATATTCATCTCATGTCATCAAGAGGTGGAGCTCCTACCCGCCTAACTACACACTCTGCCAATGAATACCCTATTGTATTCCGTGATAATGAGCATGTGCTTTATACGGCAAACATTATGGCAGATGTTAAGGATGGTCATTTCCCCTCATTTTCTCAAGTGTATGAAGTGGATACAGAAGGCAAACGTCCGGCTCTGTTCTCTTCTATGCCACTAGAGGATATCTCTTTCCACCCCACAGAAAACAAAATTCTGTACCACGATAAGAAAGGCTATGAAGATCCATGGCGTAAACACCATCAATCTTCTATTGCAAGAGATATTTGGTTATGCGATTTAAATGGGGAGAGAACTTATACTAAGTTAACTAATTTTAGAGGAGAAGATCGTAATCCAACATGGACTGCCGACGGAAACTCATTCTTCTACTTAAATGAAGAAGATGGCTCTTTTAACGTGTACAAACGCAACTTAGATGGTTCAGATAAAAAACAACTTACACATCTCAAAAAGCATCCTGTACGCTTCCTTACTCAAAGTAAAGCAGGTGTGTTATGTTTTGTGTATGATGGCGAAATCTATACACTACGTGAGGGAGCTGAACCTCAAAAAGTACGTATTGAAATCATTACCGACCAACAAGAGTCTGCTGTAAAACACTTTAACTTCCGTACGGGAGCTAAAGAAATGTCGGTGTCTCCCAATGGAAAAGAAATAGCATTTATCATCCGTGGAGATATTTTTGTTACCTCTATCGAGTATGGTACAACTCGACAAATAACAAATACGCCCGAGCAAGAAAGGGATGTAAGTTTTAGTCCTGATGGAAGATCACTGCTTTATGCTGCCGAACGAAATGGGGCATGGAATATTTATCAAACTACTTTAGATATTAAAGATGAGAAAGAGTTTATTTATGCACAAAGCTTTACAGAAGAGCAGCTAACAGATTCTGATAAAGCCTCTTTCCAACCTCTTTATTCTCCAGACGGTAAGTCAGTAGCTTTCCTTGAAGATAGAACGACTCTAAAGGTACTTAATCTAAGTAATAAAAAGAGCAAGACGGTCTTAGACGGAAAATTCAACTACTCTTATTCGGATGGAGATCAATGGTTTCAATGGGCTCCTGATAGCAAATGGTTATTAACTCAATACATCGGTATTGGAGGATGGAATAACGTGGATGCTGCCCTTGTAAAAGCCGATGGTAGTGGAGAGTTGACCAACCTTACCGAGAGTGGTTATACGGATGGCAATCCTCGATTTGTGCAAGATGGTAAAGCTATGCTTTGGTTTTCAGACCGTGCAGGATATCGTAGTCATGGTAGCTGGGGTGCCCACATGGATGCCTATATCATGTTTTTTGATCGTGAAGCGTATGATAAGTTTAGCCTAAGCAAAGAAGAATTGGCTCTTTACGATGCCGAAACAAAAACGAAGAAAGAGATAAAGAAAGAAGAAAAAGAAGCTGATAAGAAAGAGAAAAAAGAAAAAGAAGGAGATTTAACTCCTGAAAAGGTTAAAGATCTGGAGTTTGATCTAGATCATCGTAAGGATTTGGTTATTCGCCTTACACCAAACTCTTCTTCTCTAGCTGATGCTTATTTGAATAAAGAAGGAGATAAGCTCTATTATCTATCTCGCTTTGAAAAAGGATACGACCTTTGGGTACACGATTTAAAAAAGAAATCGAGCCGCATCCTTGTAAAAGGTGCTGGTGGCGGTGGACTAGAAGTAGATAAAACAGGTACTCACCTATATCTATTGAGTGGCGGACAACTGAAGAAGATTACTATTGCTTCGGGTGCTGTATCTTCTATCAGTATGAATGCTCAGTTTGATTATAAGCCCGAACAAGAGCGTGAATACATCTTCAACCACGTATGGAAACAAGTCAAGGATAAGTTCTATGTGACCGACTTGCATGGTGTAGATTGGGATGGTTACAAAACAGACTATGCTCGTTACCTTCCTCATATCAACAATAACTTCGATTTTGCAGAAATGCTATCTGAACTATTGGGTGAATTAAATGCTTCTCACACAGGGGCTCGCTATTATGGTGGAAGATCTTCTCGTCCAACGGCTGTTCTGGGTGCTTTCTTCGACAATGACTATCAAGGCAAGGGACTGAAGATCAAAGAAATTCTTCCTTTGGGTCCGCTAGGTGGTGCTAAATCAAAAATCAAAGAAGGCTCTATCATCTTAAAGATTGATGGAAAAGAAATTCAGGAGGGCGAGGATTATAGCCAACTTCTTGCTGGCAAGGCAAACCAACGTGTTTTGATTTCTTATAAGGTAAAACCTTCTACTAAAACAGAAGAAGAATGGATAAAACCTATCTCTCAAGGAGCACAACAAGAGTTGTTATATAAGCGCTGGGTAGAACAACGCCGTCAGATGGCTGAAAAGATTTCGGGAGGTAAAATAGGATATATACATGTGAAAGGTATGGATAGTGAAAGCTTCCGCCAAGTATATTCAGACCTACTGGGTAGGTACCGTAATGCAGATGCTGTTGTTATAGATACACGTCATAACGGTGGTGGCTGGTTGCACGACGACTTGGTAACCTTGTTAACAGGAAAAGAATACCAGCAATTTGCTCCTCGTGGACAATACATAGGAAGTGATCCATTCAACAAGTGGACAAAACCATCGGCTGTATTGATATGCGAAGACAACTACTCTAATGCTCATGGATTCCCATGGCTATACAAAGAGCTAAAAATAGGTAAACTGATTGGTGCGCCCGTACCAGGTACTATGACTGCTGTATGGTGGGAATCTCAGATTGATCCAAGCATTGTATTTGGTATTCCTCAGGTAGCTGTTAAAGATATGCGTGGAAATTATCTTGAAAATCAAGAACTATTCCCCGATATTGAAATCTACAACGATCCTGCATCAGAACTGAAAGGTGAAGACTTACAGCTGGAACGTGCAGTGAAAGAATTGATGGAACAAACTAAATAA
- a CDS encoding hypothetical protein (KEGG: fma:FMG_1079 V-type ATP synthase subunit I~SPTR: Putative TonB-related protein;~IMG reference gene:2504107436), producing the protein MKVKVVSTPFPELLMRWKKAKGEVADKAISCDQAKCKVEDIMGCLVEKVDCNKGQYYIVPICKDCATPVSRYEVDENLLVHFDKNKA; encoded by the coding sequence ATGAAAGTTAAAGTTGTATCAACTCCGTTTCCTGAGTTATTAATGCGCTGGAAGAAAGCGAAAGGTGAAGTTGCAGACAAAGCTATATCTTGTGATCAAGCAAAATGTAAAGTAGAGGACATTATGGGTTGCTTGGTTGAAAAAGTTGATTGTAACAAAGGGCAATATTACATTGTTCCTATCTGTAAAGATTGTGCAACACCCGTTTCTAGATATGAAGTAGATGAGAATCTGCTCGTTCATTTTGATAAAAATAAAGCTTAA
- a CDS encoding two component, sigma54 specific, transcriptional regulator, Fis family (COGs: COG2204 Response regulator containing CheY-like receiver AAA-type ATPase and DNA-binding domains~InterPro IPR001789:IPR002078:IPR002197:IPR003593~KEGG: bfs:BF2207 putative two-component system, response regulator~PFAM: RNA polymerase sigma factor 54, interaction; Signal transduction response regulator, receiver domain; Helix-turn-helix, Fis-type~SMART: Signal transduction response regulator, receiver domain; ATPase, AAA+ type, core~SPTR: Putative uncharacterized protein;~IMG reference gene:2504107437~PFAM: Response regulator receiver domain; Bacterial regulatory protein, Fis family; Sigma-54 interaction domain), with product MAKDGTIVVVDDNKNVLTALKLLLTNYFEKVVLLSSPNTLLHQIEEQQPHVILLDMNFSSGINSGNEGLFWLREVKKYNPNIPIVLFTAYADIDLAVKALKEGATDFVVKPWDNAKLLATLHSAKALNDSRKEVQQLKDRQQAFHTELNTEQSICWGESPAMVHLHNIITKVARTSANILITGENGTGKEVVARKIHNLSLRANNSLVTVDMGAIVETLFESELFGHTKGSFTDAKADRIGKFELADQGTLFLDEIGNLDVSMQAKLLSALQTRTVTRVGSNQPIPINIRLICATNTDLPLAVKEGAFREDLFYRINTIELRVPPLRERVEDIPLLAQFFLNRYAKKYHNRTMNICAEAIYKLQKYNWPGNVRELQHAIEKAVILSDKPSLEADDFILRMDTSHTQTSMDGLTLQDMEKKMIEQSLKVNEGNISAVASELGITRPTLYNKMKKYQL from the coding sequence ATGGCTAAAGACGGAACAATAGTAGTAGTAGATGACAATAAAAATGTCTTAACGGCATTGAAATTACTACTGACCAACTATTTTGAAAAAGTGGTTTTACTCTCCTCTCCCAACACCTTATTACACCAAATAGAAGAACAACAACCCCATGTTATCTTACTCGATATGAACTTTTCGAGTGGCATAAACTCGGGCAACGAGGGTTTGTTTTGGCTAAGAGAGGTAAAGAAATACAATCCCAATATTCCCATCGTTCTTTTTACTGCCTATGCCGATATAGACTTAGCCGTAAAAGCACTGAAAGAGGGTGCTACAGACTTTGTAGTGAAACCTTGGGATAATGCTAAACTTCTGGCAACACTTCATTCTGCCAAAGCTCTAAATGATTCTCGCAAAGAGGTACAACAACTAAAAGATCGTCAGCAAGCCTTTCACACCGAGCTAAACACCGAACAATCTATCTGTTGGGGAGAATCTCCTGCTATGGTACATCTGCACAACATCATAACCAAAGTAGCTCGTACCTCAGCCAATATATTAATAACGGGAGAAAATGGTACGGGTAAGGAAGTTGTAGCCCGCAAAATACACAACCTCTCGCTTCGGGCAAACAACTCCTTGGTAACTGTCGATATGGGTGCTATTGTAGAAACACTCTTTGAGAGTGAACTCTTTGGACATACCAAAGGCTCTTTTACAGATGCCAAGGCAGATCGAATAGGTAAATTCGAATTGGCAGACCAAGGTACACTCTTCTTAGATGAAATAGGAAATCTAGATGTATCTATGCAAGCCAAGCTCCTTTCTGCACTCCAAACTCGCACTGTCACTCGTGTAGGTAGCAACCAACCTATTCCTATCAACATCCGCCTCATCTGTGCTACCAACACAGATCTTCCTTTGGCAGTAAAAGAAGGTGCTTTCCGTGAAGACTTATTCTATCGTATCAATACCATCGAACTGAGAGTTCCTCCTCTTAGGGAAAGAGTAGAAGACATCCCTCTACTTGCACAATTCTTCTTAAATAGATATGCAAAGAAGTACCACAACCGTACGATGAATATTTGTGCTGAGGCTATCTATAAATTACAAAAATACAATTGGCCTGGGAATGTAAGAGAACTTCAGCATGCTATTGAGAAGGCTGTTATCCTCTCCGACAAACCGAGTCTTGAGGCTGATGATTTTATATTAAGAATGGATACCTCTCACACACAAACCTCAATGGACGGTTTAACCTTGCAGGATATGGAGAAAAAGATGATAGAACAGTCTTTAAAAGTCAATGAGGGAAATATTTCTGCGGTAGCCAGCGAACTGGGCATTACTCGTCCAACGCTCTACAACAAGATGAAAAAGTATCAACTATAA